A genome region from Thermodesulfovibrionales bacterium includes the following:
- a CDS encoding sugar phosphate nucleotidyltransferase — VPIEQASSFGVIVTDSERRIIGFEEKPKSPTPMPDNPSRAYVSMGNYIFSREILLDALAKTQRKRHYDFGAHVIPGLVPSRKVFAYDFATNIIPGTMPYEEEGYWRDVGSIASFFDAHMDMLGSAPLFELDNKLWPIHPSGYIGPAAKILKGDITNSLISEGTVIHGAAIRNSVIRCGVTIEEGVSVEDCIVLDHSVLKRGCRLRRVIVDKLNVVQEKEVIGYNPERDRFRCHIDPSGIAILPRGGRPLKISE; from the coding sequence TGTTCCGATCGAACAGGCGTCTTCGTTCGGCGTCATCGTAACTGACAGCGAGAGAAGGATCATCGGTTTCGAGGAAAAACCGAAGAGTCCGACACCGATGCCTGACAATCCAAGCCGCGCCTATGTCTCCATGGGCAACTATATCTTCTCCAGAGAGATCCTCCTGGATGCCCTCGCAAAGACGCAGAGAAAGAGGCACTATGATTTCGGCGCCCATGTCATCCCCGGTCTTGTTCCTTCACGAAAAGTCTTTGCCTATGATTTTGCTACGAACATCATACCGGGGACCATGCCCTACGAAGAAGAGGGATACTGGCGGGACGTCGGTAGTATAGCGTCTTTTTTCGATGCCCATATGGACATGCTCGGCAGTGCCCCCCTATTCGAGCTCGACAACAAACTCTGGCCGATACATCCTTCAGGATACATCGGACCGGCAGCCAAGATACTGAAGGGAGATATAACGAACAGTCTTATTTCCGAGGGGACTGTCATTCATGGTGCTGCCATACGCAACTCCGTGATCAGATGCGGCGTCACTATCGAGGAGGGCGTAAGTGTCGAAGACTGTATCGTCCTTGACCATTCGGTTCTGAAGAGAGGGTGCAGGCTGAGAAGGGTGATCGTTGACAAGCTGAACGTAGTCCAGGAGAAGGAAGTGATCGGATACAACCCTGAAAGAGATCGTTTCCGTTGTCACATCGATCCTTCGGGTATAGCGATACTTCCCCGAGGCGGCAGGCCCTTAAAGATCAGCGAATAA
- the mtaB gene encoding tRNA (N(6)-L-threonylcarbamoyladenosine(37)-C(2))-methylthiotransferase MtaB, with the protein MKASVLNLGCKVNQAESSQIEANLRSAGWSIVELSEGPELCVINTCSVTSKSDYQSRQLIRRAHRAGARILVTGCYSELNAGDVSVMSGVTRVIRNSEKAAFINELAGNRENSFDYGVRARSRAFLKIQDGCNYSCTYCIIPKARGRSKSVSPDSVISQAEKLSLMYHEIVLTGIHLGTYGYDLNPKVKLSDLTKALLHTSIKRIRLSSLEINEIDDDLIELLAEERVCSHLHMPLQSGSDRILKLMNRSYDSLTFMRRLQEIREKLPGISIGTDVIVGFPGEDVKDFSDTYSLIESLPFSYLHVFPYSPRPGTRAAAFETQISPDMKKDRCYRLAQLGREKRYSFMNQQLGTVLDTLIEKTSADGRSVGTTANYLKVTAVLERTVPGEIVRIRIVGHDGERLLGTSDESLLSHCI; encoded by the coding sequence GTGAAGGCTTCAGTCCTGAATCTCGGATGCAAAGTAAACCAGGCCGAGAGTTCACAGATAGAGGCCAATCTCCGTTCAGCCGGTTGGAGCATTGTAGAACTCTCTGAAGGACCCGAGCTTTGTGTGATTAATACTTGTTCGGTGACGTCCAAGAGTGACTATCAGTCGAGGCAGCTCATACGGAGGGCACATCGAGCGGGTGCCAGGATTCTCGTGACGGGATGCTATTCTGAACTGAATGCAGGGGACGTCTCAGTTATGTCCGGTGTGACAAGGGTAATCAGGAACAGTGAGAAGGCCGCCTTCATTAATGAACTTGCAGGAAATAGAGAAAACTCTTTTGATTATGGTGTGAGGGCGAGGAGCAGGGCCTTCCTGAAGATCCAGGACGGTTGCAACTATTCCTGCACCTACTGCATAATTCCGAAGGCGAGGGGGAGATCGAAGAGCGTCAGTCCTGACTCTGTTATTTCTCAGGCCGAGAAGCTCTCTTTGATGTACCATGAGATCGTCCTGACAGGCATTCATTTAGGCACATATGGTTATGATCTTAATCCTAAGGTTAAGCTTTCAGATTTAACAAAGGCGCTATTGCACACCTCTATAAAGAGGATCAGATTAAGCTCCCTCGAGATCAATGAGATCGACGATGATCTCATCGAATTGCTGGCTGAGGAAAGAGTATGCAGCCATCTCCACATGCCTCTCCAGAGCGGGAGCGACAGGATACTCAAACTCATGAACAGAAGCTATGATTCCCTGACATTTATGAGGCGCCTGCAAGAGATTCGTGAAAAGCTGCCGGGCATATCTATCGGAACAGATGTGATTGTCGGGTTTCCCGGAGAGGATGTGAAGGATTTTTCAGACACCTATTCTCTCATAGAGTCACTTCCTTTCTCCTATCTTCACGTCTTTCCTTATTCGCCTAGGCCGGGAACAAGGGCCGCTGCGTTTGAGACCCAGATATCTCCTGACATGAAGAAGGATCGCTGTTACAGATTGGCTCAACTGGGCCGTGAAAAGAGATACTCCTTTATGAATCAGCAACTCGGAACAGTTTTGGACACCCTCATTGAGAAGACCTCGGCTGATGGTCGCTCTGTCGGCACCACCGCCAACTATCTTAAGGTCACGGCGGTTCTAGAGAGGACCGTACCCGGAGAGATAGTAAGGATAAGGATTGTAGGACATGATGGAGAGAGACTTCTCGGGACTTCCGATGAAAGCCTTCTAAGTCATTGTATTTAA